One region of Lactobacillus johnsonii genomic DNA includes:
- a CDS encoding thiamine diphosphokinase translates to MRAIALLGGPKEEWPHNLATEIKEASKKGALIMASDRGSLFLLELGIVPDVALGDYDSLTFDEREIVESKVMDMRYSNPIKDFTDSEMLFYAAFIDYRVDSLTVYGATGGRMDHFFVNMYAMLKAPFDRFKEKIKFIDKQNIIRFFGKGKHILSYEADYKYLGIGTLTGAKNFSIKNARYDLKPIDLSVPTVYSSNEYLNRQAIEISCESGTLIVINSRDKK, encoded by the coding sequence ATGAGAGCAATTGCATTATTAGGTGGTCCAAAAGAAGAATGGCCACATAATTTAGCCACTGAAATTAAAGAAGCAAGTAAAAAAGGCGCCCTAATTATGGCTAGTGATCGGGGCAGCCTTTTTTTATTAGAGTTAGGGATAGTACCTGACGTTGCCTTAGGAGATTATGATTCATTGACTTTTGATGAAAGAGAAATCGTTGAAAGTAAAGTTATGGATATGCGTTATTCGAATCCAATCAAAGATTTTACGGATTCTGAAATGTTGTTTTATGCCGCATTTATCGATTATCGAGTTGACAGTTTAACGGTATATGGAGCAACAGGGGGAAGAATGGATCATTTTTTTGTTAATATGTATGCTATGCTGAAAGCTCCGTTTGATAGATTTAAAGAAAAAATTAAATTTATTGATAAGCAAAATATTATCCGCTTTTTTGGAAAAGGGAAGCACATACTTTCTTATGAAGCTGATTATAAATATTTAGGAATTGGAACTTTAACAGGAGCTAAAAATTTTAGTATTAAAAATGCGAGATATGATTTAAAACCCATTGATTTGTCCGTACCGACAGTTTATTCATCAAATGAATATTTGAATAGGCAAGCAATAGAGATTTCGTGTGAGTCTGGGACATTAATCGTAATCAATAGTCGAGATAAAAAATAA
- the fmt gene encoding methionyl-tRNA formyltransferase yields the protein MSSVIFLGTPNFGSVVLQGLIDQGYEIKAVVTQPDKRVGRKQVVHQSAVKETALKHNLPVYQPAKLSGSEELAELMKIEPDFIITAAYGQFLPTKFLKSAKIAPVNVHGSLLPKYRGGAPIQYSVLNGDKETGVTIMEMVKKMDAGDIFAQKALPITDEDTSGTLFDKLSILGRDLLLETLPKFIDGTVTRTAQDEDKVVFSPNISKDQEKINLSMTAKEANNLIRALNPDPGAYFMLDGKRFKVWKAKPLTEKTNFPAGTLVSNKKKFVISMADGSQLELLEVQPTGKKKMNIKDYLNGQGSHFTSGDKIIDE from the coding sequence ATGTCATCAGTTATTTTTTTAGGAACTCCAAATTTTGGTAGTGTAGTTCTACAGGGATTAATTGATCAAGGATATGAAATTAAAGCAGTTGTTACTCAACCAGATAAGCGCGTTGGGCGCAAACAAGTAGTGCATCAATCTGCTGTTAAGGAAACAGCATTGAAGCATAATCTTCCAGTTTATCAACCTGCTAAATTGTCAGGATCAGAAGAACTGGCAGAATTAATGAAAATTGAACCAGATTTTATTATTACGGCTGCCTACGGACAGTTTCTGCCAACTAAGTTTTTAAAATCAGCTAAAATAGCGCCAGTTAATGTTCATGGTTCTCTACTTCCTAAGTATCGTGGTGGTGCACCAATTCAATATTCTGTTTTAAATGGGGATAAAGAGACTGGTGTTACCATTATGGAGATGGTGAAAAAAATGGATGCAGGGGATATTTTTGCCCAAAAAGCTTTGCCAATTACAGATGAAGATACAAGTGGCACTTTATTTGATAAGTTAAGTATTTTGGGAAGAGATCTTCTTTTAGAAACTTTACCTAAGTTTATCGATGGAACAGTTACTCGGACTGCTCAGGATGAGGATAAGGTTGTCTTTTCACCTAACATCTCTAAAGACCAAGAAAAGATAAACCTATCAATGACTGCTAAAGAAGCTAATAATCTAATTCGTGCCCTTAATCCTGATCCAGGTGCTTACTTTATGCTTGATGGGAAGAGATTCAAAGTTTGGAAAGCAAAGCCATTGACTGAAAAGACTAATTTTCCAGCTGGAACTTTAGTTTCTAATAAAAAGAAATTCGTAATTAGTATGGCTGATGGTAGTCAATTAGAATTACTTGAAGTTCAGCCAACTGGTAAGAAGAAAATGAATATTAAAGATTATCTCAATGGTCAAGGTAGTCATTTTACAAGTGGAGATAAGATAATTGATGAGTAA
- the rpe gene encoding ribulose-phosphate 3-epimerase: MIAPSILNADNMHLSRDIKAAIESGIDRFHIDIMDGHFVPNLSYGPELVKDFKRSFPLTDAEIHLMSNDLETTLPLFVEAGCDLLEFHYEATDNPEYWIKYLKDHNVRCGMAINPSTPVQKLQPFLKELDQVLLMTVKPGFGGQKFEEESVERLVELKNMIEAENLSVPIEVDGGIEPKTLKLTRDAGATIFVAGSYIFKNGSIEDQVMKLKKEDK; encoded by the coding sequence ATGATAGCACCATCAATTTTGAATGCAGATAATATGCATCTAAGTCGTGATATTAAAGCCGCTATTGAAAGCGGCATAGATAGATTCCATATTGATATTATGGATGGACACTTTGTACCTAATTTGTCATATGGACCAGAATTGGTAAAAGACTTTAAGCGTTCTTTTCCGTTAACAGATGCTGAAATTCATTTAATGAGTAATGACTTAGAAACAACATTGCCTCTCTTTGTAGAAGCTGGATGTGATCTTTTAGAATTTCATTATGAAGCAACGGATAATCCAGAATATTGGATAAAATATTTAAAAGATCATAATGTTAGATGTGGAATGGCCATTAATCCGTCTACACCGGTGCAAAAATTACAACCATTTTTAAAAGAATTAGATCAAGTGCTTTTGATGACAGTGAAACCTGGATTTGGTGGGCAAAAGTTTGAAGAAGAGTCAGTTGAACGTTTAGTTGAACTTAAGAATATGATTGAAGCTGAGAATTTAAGTGTTCCAATTGAAGTTGATGGTGGAATTGAGCCTAAGACTTTAAAGCTTACTAGAGACGCAGGAGCCACAATTTTTGTAGCTGGTTCTTACATTTTTAAAAATGGAAGTATTGAAGATCAAGTTATGAAATTGAAAAAAGAAGACAAATGA
- the rsmB gene encoding 16S rRNA (cytosine(967)-C(5))-methyltransferase RsmB yields MSNARTVALETLIKVFNQKSYSNIALNNELIKHDLKPADKALATRIVYGTIQYKIFLEYQLKPLIKTKLRDSFLKPLLLMSAYQYFFLEKVPANAIFDEANKLAKKYSKRNSGSYKLVNGILRALERQGKILPPTNDLVEYLSIKESFPKWLVEYLLDHFGENKTKEILVRSNQPAANSIRMTTEESDFEEIKEELKKDTFNFEESSLTRHNLNLNKGGVAQTALFKNGKITIQDAAASLAVDAFNFKGNEQVLDACSAPGGKTVQIAENLTTGSVIALDIHENKLKLVRNAAERLHVSDKVKTKALDARKAKEYFNQGQFDKILVDAPCAGLGLIKRKPEIRYEKSLNDIKNLAKIQLAILESVSGLLANGGELVYSTCTISYEEDEGVVKQFLKLHPDFELIPVQVGKLPKQEMVRIFPSSDGSDGFFIAKLKKRG; encoded by the coding sequence ATGAGTAATGCAAGAACGGTTGCTTTAGAAACTTTGATCAAAGTTTTTAATCAAAAAAGCTATTCTAATATTGCTTTAAACAATGAACTAATAAAACATGATTTAAAGCCAGCTGATAAGGCCTTAGCTACTAGAATTGTATATGGTACAATTCAATATAAAATATTTTTAGAGTATCAATTAAAACCGTTAATTAAAACAAAACTACGCGATAGTTTTTTAAAGCCGCTTCTTTTAATGTCTGCCTACCAGTATTTTTTCTTAGAGAAAGTACCAGCGAACGCGATTTTTGATGAGGCAAACAAGCTTGCTAAAAAATATAGTAAGAGAAATAGTGGCAGCTATAAGCTGGTTAACGGAATTTTGCGTGCTTTAGAGCGTCAAGGTAAAATTTTGCCACCAACCAATGATTTAGTTGAATATTTAAGTATTAAAGAAAGTTTTCCTAAATGGTTAGTAGAATATTTATTAGATCATTTTGGTGAAAATAAAACAAAAGAAATTTTAGTACGAAGTAATCAACCTGCTGCTAATTCAATTAGAATGACTACAGAAGAGTCAGACTTTGAAGAAATCAAAGAAGAATTAAAAAAAGATACTTTTAATTTTGAAGAATCTAGTCTAACTCGTCATAATCTAAATCTTAATAAAGGTGGAGTAGCACAAACAGCACTGTTTAAAAATGGAAAAATTACTATTCAGGATGCTGCTGCTTCACTTGCTGTAGATGCGTTTAACTTTAAGGGTAATGAACAGGTATTAGATGCATGTAGTGCTCCTGGTGGTAAGACGGTTCAAATTGCTGAAAACTTAACAACAGGTAGTGTAATTGCTTTAGATATTCATGAGAATAAACTAAAGCTTGTAAGGAATGCGGCTGAGCGTCTTCATGTTAGTGATAAAGTAAAGACAAAGGCTTTAGATGCACGAAAGGCTAAAGAATATTTTAATCAAGGACAATTTGATAAAATTTTAGTAGATGCACCTTGCGCGGGCTTGGGTTTGATTAAACGAAAGCCGGAGATTAGATATGAAAAATCATTAAATGATATTAAAAATTTAGCAAAAATTCAGTTGGCTATTTTGGAGAGCGTGAGCGGACTTTTAGCTAATGGGGGAGAACTGGTTTATTCAACTTGTACTATCAGTTATGAAGAAGATGAAGGCGTAGTTAAGCAATTTCTAAAATTGCATCCCGATTTTGAGTTGATACCAGTTCAAGTAGGAAAGCTTCCTAAGCAAGAAATGGTACGTATTTTTCCAAGTAGTGACGGCAGTGACGGATTTTTTATTGCAAAATTAAAAAAACGAGGGTAA
- a CDS encoding Asp23/Gls24 family envelope stress response protein: MAVKIKTKYGLIDISNSVIATVVGGAATSNYGVVGMASKNALRDGAYTILNRENYRRGVVIKTNDNQIVVDVYIIVGYGLKISEVSHNVQDSVKYNLENLLGIKTKSVNVIVQGVKILDD, encoded by the coding sequence ATGGCTGTTAAAATTAAAACAAAATATGGCTTAATTGATATTTCAAATAGTGTGATTGCTACTGTCGTAGGCGGAGCAGCTACTTCTAACTATGGTGTAGTTGGAATGGCTTCAAAGAACGCTTTACGGGATGGAGCTTATACTATTTTAAACCGTGAAAATTATCGTCGCGGTGTTGTAATTAAAACTAATGATAATCAAATCGTCGTTGATGTATATATTATTGTGGGTTATGGTCTAAAAATTTCGGAAGTAAGTCACAATGTCCAAGATAGTGTAAAATACAATCTTGAAAATCTTTTAGGCATTAAGACTAAGTCGGTTAACGTTATTGTTCAAGGCGTAAAGATTTTAGACGATTAA
- the rsgA gene encoding ribosome small subunit-dependent GTPase A yields MKKAEGTIVSAISGYYDVEIDNKVVRTRARGVFRDRKQKPLVGDRVVVQLDDQGMNYLIEILPRINEIGRPAVANVSRVLLVISAVEPDFSLELLDRYLTFFAWKNVGVVIYLSKSDITSSERLKDIQTELEYYQRIGYPVFEDAEKLENELPKMIDKDQIWTLAGQSGAGKSTLLNKLESEAKQATGAISTALNRGKHTTRQVTLFKYGSGFIADTPGFSAIDLFKIKVDDLRNYFYDLKEASANCKFRGCQHIKEPGCEVKKLVEEGKIARSRYESYLKIRQEISDNRMPEYLKK; encoded by the coding sequence ATGAAAAAAGCAGAAGGAACGATTGTTAGTGCTATCTCAGGCTACTATGATGTCGAAATTGATAATAAAGTAGTTAGAACGAGAGCACGAGGAGTTTTTAGAGATCGTAAACAAAAGCCACTGGTAGGAGATAGAGTAGTAGTTCAACTAGATGATCAGGGAATGAACTATTTAATTGAAATATTGCCACGCATTAATGAAATTGGGCGGCCAGCGGTGGCAAATGTGTCTAGAGTATTGTTAGTAATTTCCGCTGTTGAGCCCGACTTTTCACTTGAATTATTAGATAGATATTTAACATTTTTTGCTTGGAAAAATGTTGGCGTAGTCATTTATTTGTCAAAATCGGATATTACTTCTTCTGAAAGATTAAAAGATATTCAAACTGAGTTAGAATACTACCAAAGAATTGGGTATCCTGTTTTTGAAGATGCAGAAAAACTGGAAAATGAGCTTCCAAAAATGATCGATAAAGATCAGATTTGGACCTTAGCTGGGCAATCAGGTGCTGGCAAGTCAACATTATTGAATAAGCTGGAGAGTGAAGCAAAGCAGGCAACAGGAGCAATTTCAACTGCTTTAAATCGTGGAAAACATACCACAAGACAAGTAACACTATTTAAATACGGCTCTGGCTTTATTGCTGATACTCCTGGTTTTTCAGCTATTGATCTCTTTAAGATCAAAGTTGATGATCTAAGAAATTACTTTTATGATTTAAAAGAAGCAAGTGCAAACTGCAAATTTAGAGGTTGTCAACATATTAAAGAGCCTGGTTGTGAGGTTAAAAAACTTGTAGAAGAGGGTAAAATAGCGCGCAGTCGTTATGAATCTTATTTAAAAATTAGACAAGAAATTTCTGACAATAGAATGCCAGAGTATTTAAAGAAATAG
- a CDS encoding DAK2 domain-containing protein, with protein sequence MVLTEINSDQFRDMVRAATHRMGKNAEFVNKLNVFPVPDGDTGTNMNLTIESGAKAVNENLSECVGDLTESLSKGMLMGARGNSGVITSQLFRGFYKATEGKDTLTAQDLANAFANGVTTAYKAVMKPVEGTILTVARVAAEEGKNKANETDDVSEVMRAVVDGAKKALKTTPDLLPVLKQVGVVDSGGQGLVFIYQGFLEGVLGEKDNDDYQLDEGEMDELINAAHHQAESAQVQLSTSDIKNGYCTEIMVDLTADVPNKEEFNLEQFREHLSNLGDSLLAVSDGEVTKVHVHTEHPGDVFTYGQKFGQLGKIKIDNMRIQHETILENNEEQEENVDFAVIAVASGHGIRELFKSEGVNRIISGGQTMNPSTKDIMDAITKSGAKKAIILPNNGNIIMAAKQAAEVSEIPVGIVPTKTISQGLTAMLSFDPDASVEENVEAMSEDLDTVKSGEVTKAIRDTKINDIEVKKNDYLGIVDGTIKVDNPDLIDTTVSMIEKMLDEDSEIITIMYGSYATRAEADEVVKKLKATHDDLEFEVHDGGQPVYYFLVSVE encoded by the coding sequence GTGGTTTTAACTGAAATTAATAGTGATCAATTCAGAGATATGGTTCGTGCAGCAACTCATCGCATGGGCAAGAACGCTGAATTTGTAAATAAATTAAATGTTTTCCCAGTACCTGATGGTGATACTGGAACTAATATGAATTTAACCATTGAGAGCGGCGCAAAAGCTGTTAATGAAAATCTTAGTGAATGTGTTGGTGACCTAACTGAAAGTCTCTCAAAAGGAATGTTGATGGGAGCTCGCGGTAACAGTGGAGTTATAACTTCTCAACTATTTAGAGGTTTTTATAAAGCTACTGAAGGAAAAGATACCCTAACTGCTCAAGATTTAGCTAATGCTTTTGCAAATGGTGTTACAACTGCATATAAAGCAGTTATGAAACCTGTTGAAGGAACTATTTTAACTGTTGCTCGTGTTGCAGCTGAAGAAGGTAAAAACAAGGCAAACGAAACTGATGATGTCAGCGAAGTAATGAGAGCGGTAGTTGATGGAGCTAAAAAGGCTTTGAAGACTACGCCAGATTTATTACCAGTTTTAAAGCAAGTTGGAGTAGTAGACTCAGGTGGTCAGGGATTAGTATTTATCTACCAAGGCTTTTTAGAAGGAGTTCTTGGCGAAAAGGACAATGATGACTATCAACTAGATGAAGGTGAAATGGATGAGTTAATTAATGCAGCTCACCATCAAGCTGAATCTGCTCAAGTTCAATTGTCAACTAGTGATATTAAAAATGGTTACTGTACCGAAATTATGGTTGACCTAACTGCTGATGTTCCAAATAAAGAAGAATTCAATCTTGAACAATTTAGAGAACATCTATCTAACTTAGGTGATTCCCTTTTAGCTGTTTCAGATGGTGAAGTGACTAAAGTTCACGTCCATACAGAACATCCAGGAGATGTTTTTACATACGGTCAAAAATTTGGACAACTAGGTAAAATTAAGATCGATAATATGCGGATTCAACATGAAACTATCTTAGAAAATAACGAAGAACAAGAAGAAAATGTTGATTTTGCAGTTATTGCAGTTGCTTCAGGGCATGGAATCCGTGAATTATTTAAGAGTGAGGGCGTAAATAGAATTATTTCTGGTGGACAAACTATGAATCCATCAACTAAGGATATTATGGACGCCATTACTAAATCTGGTGCTAAAAAGGCTATTATTTTACCAAATAACGGTAATATTATCATGGCTGCTAAGCAAGCTGCTGAAGTTAGTGAAATTCCGGTTGGAATCGTGCCAACAAAGACAATTTCTCAAGGATTGACTGCAATGCTTTCCTTTGATCCAGATGCTTCAGTAGAGGAAAATGTTGAAGCAATGTCTGAAGACCTAGATACTGTTAAATCTGGTGAAGTTACTAAAGCAATCCGTGATACTAAGATTAATGACATTGAAGTTAAAAAGAATGACTATCTTGGAATTGTTGATGGAACCATTAAAGTTGATAACCCAGATTTGATTGATACAACAGTTTCAATGATTGAAAAAATGTTAGATGAAGATAGTGAAATTATCACTATTATGTATGGTAGTTATGCTACCAGAGCAGAAGCTGACGAAGTAGTTAAAAAACTTAAAGCTACTCATGATGATTTGGAATTTGAAGTTCATGATGGTGGCCAGCCAGTTTACTACTTCTTAGTATCCGTGGAATAA
- the rpmB gene encoding 50S ribosomal protein L28, whose protein sequence is MAKDIITGRKTVFGNKRSKALNSVRRSWKPNLQKVRILVDGKPKRVWVSARALKSGKVKRV, encoded by the coding sequence ATGGCAAAAGACATTATTACTGGCCGCAAGACGGTCTTTGGTAACAAGCGTTCAAAGGCTTTGAACTCCGTGCGGCGTTCATGGAAGCCAAACCTTCAAAAAGTTCGCATCCTTGTTGACGGTAAGCCAAAGCGTGTTTGGGTATCCGCTCGCGCTTTGAAATCCGGTAAGGTTAAACGTGTCTAA
- the pknB gene encoding Stk1 family PASTA domain-containing Ser/Thr kinase: MEKGHLLGGRYKIISVLGEGGMANVYLAEDIILQRKVAVKVLRLDLQKDPQTIQRFQREALSTSELSHPHIVSILDVGTDGNCHYLVMDYVDGSDLEEYIQHNNPIPLPKVIDIMDQILSAVALAHKHNVIHRDLKPQNILMDKKGNIKIVDFGIAIALNQSTMTQTNTAMGSVHYMSPEQARGSMATKQSDIYSLGIILYKLLTGTVPFTGENAVAVALKHFQEKTPSLRDKNPNVPQALENVVFKATAKDPRDRYKSALEMKADLDTCLDPKRKDEPIFKPEHDPSTDETIVVPPLEGSVHNKDHEVQAKEEPKEEKKSLFKNLKGHTWWWLGAIIAFCVIMVILFFALGRKDMVDIPNLNRMSQTQAKKSLQSSNLKIGKITYEYSDSVPKGEVIRTDPPIGSQIKDGEKVNLVLSRGSHLVEMPNVIGESYSLARKQLVKLGFTVTKTEEYSPSPKNQVNAQDIEPGQEVNPNKSTVTLLVSKGPSSASSTRSRRNTIKLRDIVGYSLKGARDYAREHHLSLKVEEEDSDGKNDGTVLRQSPESDTDMNLGDTLTIVVAKAKKNNSTDTSSSSTTTTTVTKSYTINYPGSADQSGSEKTPDHIQVYVSDDGHSINNIYKDMNITSEQTFTIPFKLSKKNGHIKILRNGETILDEDVNK; the protein is encoded by the coding sequence ATGGAGAAAGGCCATTTGCTTGGTGGTCGCTATAAGATTATCTCTGTTTTAGGCGAAGGCGGGATGGCTAATGTTTATTTAGCTGAAGATATTATTCTGCAAAGAAAAGTTGCAGTTAAAGTTTTGCGACTAGATTTGCAAAAGGATCCTCAAACTATTCAACGTTTCCAAAGAGAGGCACTTTCTACTAGTGAATTAAGTCATCCGCATATTGTTTCGATTCTTGATGTAGGAACAGACGGAAATTGTCATTATTTAGTAATGGATTATGTGGATGGATCTGATTTGGAAGAATATATCCAACATAATAATCCAATTCCTTTGCCTAAAGTAATTGATATCATGGATCAAATATTAAGTGCCGTTGCATTGGCGCATAAGCACAATGTGATCCATCGCGACTTAAAACCACAAAACATTTTAATGGATAAAAAAGGCAATATTAAAATTGTGGATTTTGGTATTGCAATTGCTTTAAATCAAAGTACGATGACGCAAACCAATACTGCAATGGGATCAGTGCATTATATGTCACCTGAACAAGCCCGAGGCAGTATGGCAACAAAACAATCGGATATCTATTCTTTAGGAATAATTCTTTACAAATTATTGACTGGTACAGTTCCTTTTACTGGAGAAAATGCTGTTGCAGTTGCTCTAAAGCATTTCCAAGAAAAAACACCATCTTTAAGAGATAAAAATCCTAACGTTCCCCAAGCTTTAGAAAATGTTGTTTTTAAAGCTACAGCAAAAGATCCACGAGATCGGTATAAATCCGCTTTAGAAATGAAAGCGGACTTGGATACGTGTCTTGATCCAAAACGTAAGGATGAGCCGATTTTTAAGCCCGAGCATGATCCGTCTACTGATGAAACTATTGTTGTTCCTCCTCTTGAAGGAAGCGTTCATAATAAAGACCATGAAGTGCAAGCAAAGGAAGAACCTAAAGAAGAAAAAAAGAGTCTGTTTAAAAATCTTAAGGGTCATACATGGTGGTGGCTAGGAGCTATAATTGCATTTTGTGTAATTATGGTAATTCTATTCTTTGCTCTTGGTAGAAAAGATATGGTAGATATTCCTAATCTTAATAGGATGAGTCAAACCCAAGCCAAGAAGTCTCTCCAATCATCTAATTTAAAAATTGGAAAGATTACCTATGAATATTCTGACAGTGTTCCAAAAGGAGAAGTAATTAGAACAGACCCTCCGATTGGATCTCAGATAAAAGATGGAGAAAAAGTTAACTTAGTTTTATCTCGAGGTAGTCATCTTGTTGAAATGCCAAATGTAATTGGAGAGTCTTATTCTCTTGCACGGAAACAGCTGGTTAAACTGGGCTTTACTGTTACTAAAACTGAAGAATACTCTCCTAGTCCTAAAAACCAGGTTAATGCTCAAGATATTGAACCAGGTCAGGAAGTAAATCCTAATAAATCAACAGTGACTTTGTTGGTTTCGAAGGGGCCTAGTTCGGCGAGTAGTACCCGATCTAGACGAAATACAATAAAATTAAGAGATATCGTGGGATATTCATTGAAAGGTGCCCGAGATTATGCACGGGAACATCATTTATCACTTAAAGTTGAAGAAGAAGACTCAGATGGTAAAAATGATGGTACAGTTTTACGTCAATCCCCAGAATCAGATACTGACATGAATCTTGGGGATACGTTAACGATAGTAGTAGCAAAAGCTAAGAAAAACAATTCTACTGATACTTCAAGCAGTTCAACTACTACCACTACTGTTACAAAATCTTATACTATTAATTATCCAGGAAGTGCTGATCAAAGCGGATCAGAAAAAACGCCAGATCATATTCAGGTATATGTTTCTGATGATGGACATTCAATTAATAATATTTACAAAGACATGAACATTACTTCTGAACAAACTTTTACCATTCCGTTTAAGTTAAGCAAAAAAAATGGGCATATAAAAATATTGCGAAATGGTGAAACGATTTTAGATGAGGACGTTAATAAATAA
- a CDS encoding Stp1/IreP family PP2C-type Ser/Thr phosphatase, with translation MIKTAFASSIGRVRETNQDFVKVFKNQNNIIMGIVCDGMGGHQGGDVASTMAVSHLGHNFEKTDFTDPDLAQKWLTVQLRLENETILNTADRFSDLNGMGTTIVLAIAFTEKILIAHLGDSRCYLYGGNEFKQITEDHSLVHELVKMGQITEQQARNHPQKNIITETLGVSSTVNPEFDILEVHAGDIFMLCTDGLTNSLTDPQIQQILATKNLSLKERCNKLINEANRLGGGDNITVCLLAYVEKDGDK, from the coding sequence TTGATTAAAACAGCATTTGCTTCAAGTATTGGTAGAGTCCGAGAAACTAATCAGGACTTTGTAAAGGTATTTAAAAATCAAAATAATATTATTATGGGGATCGTTTGTGACGGTATGGGTGGCCATCAAGGAGGAGATGTTGCCTCAACGATGGCAGTTAGTCATCTGGGCCATAATTTTGAAAAGACAGATTTTACTGATCCTGACTTAGCTCAAAAATGGTTAACTGTACAATTAAGATTAGAAAATGAAACTATCTTGAATACAGCTGATCGTTTTTCAGATCTAAATGGAATGGGCACCACAATAGTTTTAGCAATTGCCTTTACAGAAAAAATTCTAATTGCTCATTTAGGTGATTCACGTTGTTATCTATATGGGGGGAATGAATTTAAGCAAATTACTGAAGACCATTCTTTAGTTCATGAGCTAGTTAAGATGGGTCAAATTACTGAGCAACAAGCTCGAAATCATCCTCAAAAAAATATTATTACTGAAACTTTAGGAGTCTCAAGTACTGTAAACCCAGAATTTGATATTCTTGAAGTTCATGCTGGTGATATTTTTATGCTTTGTACTGATGGATTAACAAATTCGTTAACTGATCCTCAAATTCAACAAATCCTTGCCACTAAAAATTTAAGTTTAAAAGAGCGTTGTAATAAACTTATTAATGAAGCTAATCGTTTAGGTGGTGGAGATAATATTACTGTTTGCTTGCTTGCCTATGTAGAAAAGGATGGTGACAAATAG